In a single window of the Leptospira sanjuanensis genome:
- a CDS encoding undecaprenyl-phosphate glucose phosphotransferase: MLKERSQTFKLIFTVLDFVNALFSGALAFLFRFYFLDEHGLDRRYVDLESYIFLFFLLAFFQVIVFIAIDLYHPRRGLSFVDEFLTIVSGVFLNLVLVLAVLFFFRGDLGSERFSRYVILAFATINTLTTGVLHYSARILLQNLRKRGYNLRSVLVVGVSETSKRFNDAVIKHGIYGYKILGFVQTKGVKPVRKDMKVIGKIEKFAQVLEKERPDLVVYTLEPSEGDYLKEVLDACDHEGIDLKIVPGFQEFIKARGRVEEMEGLPVISIRNIPIRLGYNKFIKRTFDLAFSILFILFFSPFYLIMALLVKLTSSGPVFYYQERVGLDNKKFNMIKFRTMVVQARSQSETTWTVQNDPRVTSVGRILRKLSLDETPQFFNVLFGDMSVVGPRPERPHFVEKFKNDHRHYMRRHAVKAGITGLAQVKGLRGDTSIDDRIAADIYYIENWSLWLDLKIILLTPFKGIMDKNAY; the protein is encoded by the coding sequence ATGTTGAAGGAAAGAAGCCAAACGTTCAAGCTGATCTTTACCGTATTAGATTTCGTGAATGCTCTTTTCAGTGGCGCGCTCGCGTTTTTGTTCCGGTTCTACTTTTTGGACGAACACGGACTGGATCGTCGATACGTGGACTTGGAAAGTTATATCTTTCTCTTCTTTTTATTGGCCTTCTTCCAGGTGATCGTGTTTATCGCGATCGATCTTTATCATCCTAGAAGAGGACTTTCGTTCGTCGACGAGTTTCTCACCATCGTTAGCGGAGTGTTTCTCAACCTCGTGCTCGTTCTGGCGGTGTTGTTCTTTTTTCGGGGAGATCTGGGGAGCGAACGTTTTTCACGTTATGTGATCCTTGCGTTCGCCACGATCAACACGTTGACGACGGGAGTTCTTCATTATTCGGCGAGAATTCTTCTTCAGAATCTCCGTAAACGGGGATATAATCTTAGAAGCGTTTTGGTCGTGGGAGTTTCCGAAACTTCCAAACGTTTCAACGACGCGGTCATCAAACACGGAATTTACGGTTATAAGATTTTAGGATTCGTTCAGACCAAAGGAGTCAAACCCGTTCGTAAGGACATGAAGGTGATCGGCAAGATCGAAAAGTTCGCGCAGGTTTTGGAAAAGGAAAGACCCGATCTCGTCGTTTATACGCTCGAACCTTCCGAGGGAGATTATCTGAAAGAGGTCCTCGACGCCTGCGATCACGAAGGAATCGATCTCAAGATCGTTCCCGGTTTTCAGGAATTCATCAAAGCCCGCGGAAGAGTGGAGGAGATGGAAGGTCTTCCCGTCATCTCGATCCGAAACATTCCGATCCGGCTCGGATACAACAAGTTCATCAAAAGAACGTTCGATCTCGCGTTTTCGATTTTATTCATTTTGTTTTTCTCTCCGTTCTATCTCATCATGGCCTTGCTCGTGAAACTGACTTCTTCCGGTCCCGTGTTTTACTATCAGGAACGCGTGGGTTTGGATAATAAGAAGTTCAACATGATCAAGTTTCGCACCATGGTGGTTCAGGCGAGGAGCCAATCCGAAACCACGTGGACGGTTCAGAACGACCCGAGGGTTACGAGCGTGGGGAGAATTCTCCGCAAACTTTCCTTGGACGAAACCCCTCAGTTCTTCAACGTGCTTTTCGGGGATATGTCCGTGGTCGGACCGAGACCGGAGCGTCCTCACTTTGTAGAGAAGTTCAAAAACGATCACAGACATTATATGAGAAGACACGCGGTTAAAGCGGGAATCACCGGACTCGCCCAGGTGAAAGGGCTACGCGGAGACACTTCGATCGACGATCGGATCGCCGCGGATATTTACTACATCGAAAATTGGTCTCTTTGGCTCGACCTCAAGATTATTCTACTGACTCCGTTTAAAGGAATCATGGACAAAAACGCCTACTAA
- the gatC gene encoding Asp-tRNA(Asn)/Glu-tRNA(Gln) amidotransferase subunit GatC, with protein MNLNEDSLQKIADLSRLKIRPEEKQSALTDFNKILEYVDQVKGLDVSSIGDDEIYFQHENAIRPDLMGKHLSREEIEKFAPSFQNGYFVVPKVIET; from the coding sequence ATGAACCTGAACGAAGATTCTTTGCAGAAAATCGCGGACCTTTCCCGTTTGAAAATCCGTCCCGAGGAAAAACAATCCGCTCTTACGGATTTTAACAAGATCCTCGAATACGTCGACCAAGTCAAAGGCCTGGACGTAAGTTCGATCGGAGACGACGAAATTTATTTTCAGCACGAGAACGCGATCCGTCCAGACTTGATGGGAAAACATCTTTCCCGCGAAGAGATCGAAAAGTTCGCCCCGTCCTTTCAAAACGGATATTTCGTCGTTCCTAAGGTGATCGAAACATGA
- the gatA gene encoding Asp-tRNA(Asn)/Glu-tRNA(Gln) amidotransferase subunit GatA has protein sequence MNEILKNSYTDLKASLNSGKITATELAKACIDRIKEVDGSVKAFLSLDEKRILDAAAESDARRKAGKPLSEFDGMPVAIKDNICIQDTITSCSSKILENYKSPFHANAVEKLLAKGFVLFPRTNMDEFAMGSSTENSAFQTTRNPFDLERIPGGSSGGSAAAVAASMVPLALGSDTGGSVRQPASLCGLYGLKPTYGTVSRYGLVAYASSLDQIGPFSKDVQGCIDLYSVISGKDERDSTSINRPAFSANDVSVPDLKGLKVGVIKMTPEIQPEVAQAYEKLLSQLKEKGATLVELDFSKFSFAIPIYYIIATAECSSNLSRFDGIRFGSRKDNTGKLEDLYVDSRTEGFGPEVKRRILLGTFSLSAGYYDAYYGTAQKARVLIRKEYESFFQKVDLILQPTSPTTAFKVGEKTKDPVQMYKADIWTTSVNLAGVPAISVPMGTDAKGLPIGLQITAPHFQEGKLFGAAQAISKLEGLNIQFPETIG, from the coding sequence ATGAACGAAATATTAAAGAATTCTTATACGGATCTCAAAGCCTCCCTGAACTCGGGAAAAATCACCGCGACGGAACTCGCAAAAGCCTGCATCGATCGGATCAAAGAAGTGGACGGTTCCGTAAAGGCCTTTCTTTCCCTCGACGAAAAAAGAATTTTGGACGCCGCCGCGGAAAGCGACGCTCGTAGAAAAGCGGGAAAACCCCTTTCGGAATTCGACGGAATGCCGGTCGCGATCAAGGACAATATCTGTATTCAGGATACGATCACTTCTTGTTCCTCTAAAATATTAGAAAATTATAAATCACCGTTTCATGCGAACGCAGTGGAAAAACTTCTCGCGAAAGGATTCGTTCTGTTTCCAAGGACGAACATGGACGAGTTCGCGATGGGATCTTCCACGGAGAATTCGGCGTTTCAGACGACCCGCAATCCGTTCGACTTGGAAAGAATTCCCGGCGGTTCGAGCGGCGGTTCGGCTGCCGCAGTTGCGGCCTCCATGGTTCCGCTCGCATTGGGTTCGGACACGGGAGGATCGGTTCGTCAACCGGCTTCTCTTTGCGGTCTTTACGGACTCAAACCCACGTACGGAACCGTTTCGCGCTACGGGCTTGTCGCGTATGCATCCAGTCTGGATCAGATCGGACCTTTTTCTAAGGACGTGCAAGGTTGTATCGATTTGTATTCGGTGATTTCCGGAAAGGATGAAAGGGATTCGACTTCCATCAATCGTCCCGCGTTTTCCGCGAACGACGTTTCCGTTCCCGATCTGAAAGGATTGAAAGTCGGAGTCATCAAAATGACTCCCGAGATTCAACCGGAAGTCGCACAAGCTTACGAAAAACTTCTCTCTCAATTGAAGGAGAAGGGCGCGACGCTTGTGGAACTGGATTTTTCCAAATTCTCCTTTGCGATCCCGATCTATTATATCATCGCCACCGCGGAATGTTCTTCCAATCTTTCGCGTTTTGACGGGATTCGTTTCGGTTCCAGAAAGGACAATACCGGTAAGCTCGAAGATCTGTATGTCGATTCCAGAACGGAAGGCTTCGGACCCGAAGTGAAACGAAGAATTCTGCTCGGTACATTCTCCCTTTCCGCTGGATATTACGACGCGTATTACGGGACCGCGCAAAAGGCGAGAGTTCTGATCCGTAAAGAATACGAATCCTTCTTTCAGAAAGTGGATTTGATTCTGCAACCGACATCTCCTACGACCGCGTTTAAGGTCGGTGAAAAGACGAAGGATCCGGTGCAAATGTATAAAGCCGATATCTGGACGACGAGCGTGAATCTTGCGGGAGTTCCCGCGATCAGCGTTCCGATGGGAACCGACGCGAAAGGTCTTCCGATCGGATTGCAGATCACTGCTCCTCATTTTCAGGAAGGAAAATTGTTCGGAGCCGCTCAAGCGATTTCTAAATTAGAAGGTCTGAATATTCAATTTCCGGAAACGATCGGATGA